One genomic region from Balaenoptera acutorostrata chromosome 1, mBalAcu1.1, whole genome shotgun sequence encodes:
- the CREB3L4 gene encoding cyclic AMP-responsive element-binding protein 3-like protein 4 isoform X2, translating to MDFRTPDLLEMWLEPPEDVFSTGSFLELGLHGPPSEGLQESEPEDFLKLFIDPNEVYRSEASPGSDSGISEDPRHPDSPPAPKPPSSPALYEVVYEAGTLERMQGEAGPAVGLISIQIDQWSPPFMVPDACVVSEPPPDAHAHILPRAGTVNSVPPAALLPCQTLFLTEEEKHLLGQEGVSLPSHLPLTKAEERVLKKVRRKIRNKQSAQDSRRRKKEYIDGLESRVAACSAQNQELQKKVQELERHNISLVTQLRQLQMLIVQTSNKAAQTSTCVLILLFSLALIILPSFSPLQGLPEAGPEDYQPHGVISRNILTHKDMTENLENPAVESRLEGPPGAKGVNGSTRTLLEKTGGRAGPSRHIRTVLHADEM from the exons ATGGATTTCAGAACCCCTGACCTGCTGGAAATGTggctggagcctccagaagacGTCTTCTCAACAGGATCCTTCCTGGAGCTGGGACTCCATGGTCCACCTTCAGAG GGTCTTCAAGAGAGTGAGCCTGAAGATTTCCTGAAACTTTTCATTGATCCCAATGAAGTGTACCGCTCAGAAGCATCTCCTGGCAGTGACAGTGGAATCTCTGAGGATCCTCGCCATCCAGACAGTCCCCCTGCCCCCAAGCCACCCAGTTCCCCTGCCCTCTATGAGGTTGTCTATGAGGCAGGGACCCTGGAGAGGATGCAGGGGGAAGCTGGGCCAGCTGTAGGGCTCATCTCCATCCAAATAG ATCAGTGGAGCCCACCATTTATGGTGCCTGATGCCTGTGTGGTCAGTGAGCCGCCTCCCGATGCTCATGCCCACATCCTGCCCAGAGCAGGCACTGTAAACTCAGTGCCTCCCGCAGCCCTG CTGCCCTGTCAAACCTTGTTCCTGACAGAAGAGGAGAAGCATCTGCTGGGACAGGAAGGGGTGTCCCTACCCTCTCACCTGCCCCTCACCAAG GCAGAGGAGAGGGTCCTCAAGAAGGTCAGGAGGAAAATCCGTAACAAGCAGTCAGCTCAGGACAGTCGGCGGCGGAAGAAAGAGTACATCGATGGACTAGAGAGCAG GGTAGCTGCCTGTTCAGCGCAGAACCAGGAACTACAGAAAAAAGTCCAGGAGCTGGAGAGGCACAACAT CTCCCTGGTGACTCAGCTCCGCCAGCTGCAGATGCTTATTGTTCAAACCTCCAACAAAGCTGCCCAGACTAGCACTTGTGTTCTG ATCCTTCTTTTCTCCTTGGCTCTCATCATCCTGCCCAGTTTCAGCCCCTTACAGGGCTTACCAGAAGCTGGGCCTGAGGATTACCAGCCTCATGGAG TGATTTCCAGAAACATCCTGACTCACAAGGACATGACAGAAAATCTGGAGAATCCAGCGGTAGAGTCCAGATTGGAGGGGCCACCTGGGGCCAAGGGTGTAAATGGCTCAACAAGGACACTGCTTGAGAAGACAGGAGGGAGGGCAGGCCCCAGCAGGCACATCAGAACTGTGTTGCATGCAGATGAGATGTGA
- the CREB3L4 gene encoding cyclic AMP-responsive element-binding protein 3-like protein 4 isoform X1, translating into MDFRTPDLLEMWLEPPEDVFSTGSFLELGLHGPPSEVPVTRLQEQGLQGWESSGGHGFGLQESEPEDFLKLFIDPNEVYRSEASPGSDSGISEDPRHPDSPPAPKPPSSPALYEVVYEAGTLERMQGEAGPAVGLISIQIDQWSPPFMVPDACVVSEPPPDAHAHILPRAGTVNSVPPAALLPCQTLFLTEEEKHLLGQEGVSLPSHLPLTKAEERVLKKVRRKIRNKQSAQDSRRRKKEYIDGLESRVAACSAQNQELQKKVQELERHNISLVTQLRQLQMLIVQTSNKAAQTSTCVLILLFSLALIILPSFSPLQGLPEAGPEDYQPHGVISRNILTHKDMTENLENPAVESRLEGPPGAKGVNGSTRTLLEKTGGRAGPSRHIRTVLHADEM; encoded by the exons ATGGATTTCAGAACCCCTGACCTGCTGGAAATGTggctggagcctccagaagacGTCTTCTCAACAGGATCCTTCCTGGAGCTGGGACTCCATGGTCCACCTTCAGAGGTCCCAGTAACTAGGCTACAGGAACAGGGGCTGCAAGGCTGGGAGTCCAGTGGGGGCCATGGCTTT GGTCTTCAAGAGAGTGAGCCTGAAGATTTCCTGAAACTTTTCATTGATCCCAATGAAGTGTACCGCTCAGAAGCATCTCCTGGCAGTGACAGTGGAATCTCTGAGGATCCTCGCCATCCAGACAGTCCCCCTGCCCCCAAGCCACCCAGTTCCCCTGCCCTCTATGAGGTTGTCTATGAGGCAGGGACCCTGGAGAGGATGCAGGGGGAAGCTGGGCCAGCTGTAGGGCTCATCTCCATCCAAATAG ATCAGTGGAGCCCACCATTTATGGTGCCTGATGCCTGTGTGGTCAGTGAGCCGCCTCCCGATGCTCATGCCCACATCCTGCCCAGAGCAGGCACTGTAAACTCAGTGCCTCCCGCAGCCCTG CTGCCCTGTCAAACCTTGTTCCTGACAGAAGAGGAGAAGCATCTGCTGGGACAGGAAGGGGTGTCCCTACCCTCTCACCTGCCCCTCACCAAG GCAGAGGAGAGGGTCCTCAAGAAGGTCAGGAGGAAAATCCGTAACAAGCAGTCAGCTCAGGACAGTCGGCGGCGGAAGAAAGAGTACATCGATGGACTAGAGAGCAG GGTAGCTGCCTGTTCAGCGCAGAACCAGGAACTACAGAAAAAAGTCCAGGAGCTGGAGAGGCACAACAT CTCCCTGGTGACTCAGCTCCGCCAGCTGCAGATGCTTATTGTTCAAACCTCCAACAAAGCTGCCCAGACTAGCACTTGTGTTCTG ATCCTTCTTTTCTCCTTGGCTCTCATCATCCTGCCCAGTTTCAGCCCCTTACAGGGCTTACCAGAAGCTGGGCCTGAGGATTACCAGCCTCATGGAG TGATTTCCAGAAACATCCTGACTCACAAGGACATGACAGAAAATCTGGAGAATCCAGCGGTAGAGTCCAGATTGGAGGGGCCACCTGGGGCCAAGGGTGTAAATGGCTCAACAAGGACACTGCTTGAGAAGACAGGAGGGAGGGCAGGCCCCAGCAGGCACATCAGAACTGTGTTGCATGCAGATGAGATGTGA
- the JTB gene encoding protein JTB, whose translation MPAGAGRRGLPQGRHLCWLLCAFTLRLCQAEAPVREEKLSVSTSSLLCWLVEEFVVAEECAPCSNFQAKTTPECGSTGYVEKITCSSSKRSEFKSCRSALMEQHLFWKFEGTVIGVALVFACLVIVRQRQLDRKALEKVRKQIESI comes from the exons ATGCCAGCGGGCGCAGGGAGGCGTGGCCTCCCCCAGGGCCGCCACCTCTGCTGGTTGCTCTGCGCTTTCACTTTAAGGCTCTG CCAAGCAGAAGCTCCCGTGCGGGAGGAGAAGCTGTCAG TGAGCACCTCAAGTTTGCTGTGCTGGCTGGTGGAAGAGTTTGTGGTGGCGGAAGAGTGTGCTCCATGTTCTAATTTCCAGGCT AAAACCACCCCCGAGTGTGGCTCCACCGGGTATGTGGAGAAAATCACATGTAGCTCATCTAAGAGGAGCGAGTTCAAAAG CTGCCGCTCAGCTCTGATGGAACAACACTTATTCTGGAAATTCGAAGGGACTGTCATAGGTGTGGCCTTGGTCTTTGCTTGCCTTGTCATTGTTCGTCAGCGACAACTGGACAGAAAGGCGCTGGAAAAGGTCCGGAAGCAAATTGAGTCCATATAG